In Myxococcus stipitatus, the following are encoded in one genomic region:
- a CDS encoding acyl-CoA dehydrogenase, translating to MGLLETTEQESLRETARRFMRERMPLSHLRQLRDGRSSDGLSREVWRELAALGLAGITIPSRHGGMGLGWTELGVVLEECGRTLAPSPMMSTGVLGTTALILGGAPAQLREWLPLIASGEKLLSLAHDEGSRHAPYDVGTRASLGPDGYRLQGEKVLVLDGHIADAFIVVSRTSGSLGDREGLTLFLVPAQASGLHVTRTLLVDSRNAARVRLDDVLATPRDILGTLDRGAEVLDPLLDRARVALSAEMLGSLSEVFERTLAQLKTRRQFGAPIGSFQALKHRAARLHCEVTRTRAIVTEAQHALDEDRATVPLLASATKAKASDTFLHVANEAVQLHGGMGVTDACDIGLFLKRARVAAMTFGDGAFHRDRFARLRGY from the coding sequence ATGGGACTCCTCGAAACAACGGAACAGGAGTCCCTCCGGGAGACAGCTCGACGATTCATGCGCGAGCGGATGCCTCTGTCCCACCTGAGGCAGCTGCGTGACGGCAGGTCCTCGGATGGACTCTCGCGCGAGGTATGGCGAGAGCTCGCCGCCCTGGGACTTGCTGGCATCACGATTCCATCCAGGCACGGAGGCATGGGCCTCGGGTGGACGGAGTTGGGGGTTGTCTTGGAGGAATGCGGACGAACCCTCGCCCCGAGCCCGATGATGTCCACGGGGGTGCTCGGAACCACGGCCCTCATCCTGGGCGGCGCTCCCGCACAGCTCCGGGAATGGCTGCCCCTCATCGCGTCGGGCGAGAAGCTCCTGTCCCTGGCGCACGATGAAGGCTCTCGTCATGCCCCCTATGACGTCGGGACCCGCGCCAGCCTTGGGCCCGATGGATACCGGCTTCAGGGTGAAAAGGTCCTGGTCCTGGATGGACACATCGCGGATGCCTTCATCGTGGTGTCACGGACCTCGGGCTCTCTGGGGGATAGAGAAGGACTGACGCTCTTCCTCGTCCCAGCACAAGCTTCCGGGCTCCACGTGACACGTACATTGCTCGTGGACAGCCGCAACGCCGCACGCGTCCGCCTCGATGACGTGCTCGCGACGCCTCGGGACATCCTCGGCACACTCGACCGGGGCGCCGAAGTGCTGGACCCGCTGCTCGACCGGGCCCGGGTGGCACTCAGCGCGGAGATGCTCGGGAGCCTCTCGGAGGTCTTCGAGCGAACCCTCGCTCAACTCAAGACACGCAGACAGTTTGGCGCGCCCATCGGCTCGTTCCAGGCATTGAAGCACCGGGCCGCGCGGTTGCACTGCGAAGTGACGCGCACGCGGGCCATCGTCACGGAGGCACAACATGCCCTTGATGAAGACAGGGCAACCGTGCCGTTGCTGGCGAGCGCCACCAAGGCCAAGGCATCGGACACGTTCCTCCACGTGGCCAACGAGGCGGTCCAGTTGCACGGCGGAATGGGCGTCACCGACGCGTGTGACATCGGCCTGTTCCTGAAGCGGGCCCGCGTCGCGGCGATGACGTTCGGCGACGGGGCTTTCCATCGCGACCGATTCGCGCGACTTCGAGGCTACTGA
- a CDS encoding GNAT family N-acetyltransferase: protein MTSLVRGLDAVLDLHDEAGRLLVAAVVDTCVNVDDSADLAILGIREQPMTPAGLQVLFENAEEVTRRGPRGFLDITLTSERSHWEPALRERGYERAYSQYLMERPGDVLLPRLSGLLPEGWHWMDAEDDQLADYHRVVSEAFSKVPGAFVPPLEEMVGALRRGGRRPRVLSEGRRVRGFATVRVHERASGAVGEVRSIGREPALRGAGLGEHALQQALTLLQQEAPIAKFELEVAARNEAALKLYQRHGFRIVQTMPVFRRDLSRTG from the coding sequence ATGACCAGCCTGGTGCGTGGGTTGGATGCGGTGCTGGACCTGCATGACGAGGCGGGTCGTCTACTGGTGGCTGCTGTCGTGGACACCTGCGTCAACGTGGATGACAGCGCGGACCTGGCCATCCTGGGGATTCGGGAGCAGCCAATGACTCCAGCGGGGCTCCAGGTCTTGTTCGAGAATGCGGAGGAAGTCACCCGGCGGGGGCCCAGAGGCTTCCTGGACATCACCTTGACTTCCGAGCGGAGTCACTGGGAGCCAGCGCTGCGTGAGCGTGGTTACGAGCGTGCGTATTCACAGTACCTGATGGAGCGTCCGGGTGATGTCCTACTTCCGCGGCTCAGCGGGCTCTTGCCGGAGGGATGGCATTGGATGGACGCAGAGGATGACCAGCTCGCTGACTATCACCGCGTCGTCTCGGAGGCTTTCTCGAAGGTACCCGGTGCGTTCGTGCCGCCATTGGAGGAGATGGTGGGGGCGTTGAGGCGCGGCGGCCGACGTCCGAGGGTCTTGTCCGAGGGGCGGCGCGTCCGTGGCTTCGCGACCGTTCGAGTGCATGAGCGGGCAAGCGGTGCGGTCGGTGAGGTGAGAAGCATCGGGCGAGAACCCGCCCTGCGAGGTGCTGGGTTGGGAGAACATGCGCTTCAGCAGGCGCTCACGCTCCTCCAACAGGAGGCCCCCATCGCGAAGTTCGAACTGGAAGTGGCGGCGCGCAACGAGGCGGCGCTCAAGCTGTACCAGCGGCACGGCTTCCGAATCGTCCAGACCATGCCGGTCTTCCGGCGCGACCTGTCACGAACTGGCTGA
- a CDS encoding acyl-CoA dehydrogenase family protein, producing MRIAEPDGHLRQHLRHWLEENCPPAMRMPMAGEEDEVWGGTRAVFKHPDSRLWLERMASRGFTAPTWPVECGGAGLSPAQANILEEELRHLGCRPPLHSLGLWMLGPVLLRFGSEAQKRRHLPPIARGALRWCQGYSEPEAGSDLAGVRTRAVLDGDHYIVSGQKTWTSHAAVSDWMFCLVRTGAESARHEGLGFLLVDLSSPGVDIRPIRLISGESPFCETFFDDVRVPAENLVGQPGQGWKIAMSLLEHERAWISRLGDADFTREEPLAVLARRYLGDEPGPLRDAVQRDRMAQVDMDRLCNASAVRLAVESMEAGHALGPESSVLKLQAMELRQRWRELKVELAGFQGLGWEGPGFSAEELRITRDWLRSRAHSIEGGTSEIHLNIIAKRVLGLPD from the coding sequence ATGAGGATCGCGGAACCGGACGGGCACCTCCGCCAGCACCTGCGCCACTGGCTGGAGGAGAACTGCCCGCCCGCGATGCGGATGCCCATGGCGGGCGAAGAGGACGAGGTCTGGGGTGGCACGCGCGCTGTCTTCAAGCATCCAGACTCGCGGCTGTGGTTGGAGCGAATGGCTTCGCGGGGGTTCACCGCGCCCACCTGGCCCGTGGAGTGCGGCGGCGCGGGGCTGTCTCCGGCTCAGGCCAACATCCTCGAGGAAGAGCTGCGGCACCTGGGCTGCCGCCCTCCCCTACACAGTCTGGGATTGTGGATGCTGGGCCCCGTGCTGCTGCGCTTTGGCAGTGAGGCGCAGAAACGCAGACATCTGCCTCCGATTGCTCGGGGCGCCTTGCGCTGGTGTCAGGGATACAGTGAGCCAGAGGCAGGCTCGGATCTGGCGGGAGTGAGGACTCGCGCCGTGCTCGACGGAGACCATTACATCGTCTCCGGGCAGAAGACCTGGACGTCGCACGCCGCCGTCTCCGATTGGATGTTCTGTCTGGTGCGGACGGGTGCGGAGTCGGCTCGGCATGAAGGGCTTGGGTTCCTCCTGGTGGACTTGTCCAGCCCTGGTGTGGACATCCGCCCCATCCGCCTCATCAGCGGCGAATCTCCATTCTGCGAGACGTTCTTCGACGACGTCCGAGTCCCCGCGGAGAACCTCGTGGGGCAGCCGGGCCAGGGATGGAAGATCGCCATGAGCCTGCTCGAACACGAGCGTGCGTGGATATCCCGGCTCGGTGATGCCGACTTCACACGAGAGGAGCCGCTGGCGGTGCTGGCTCGCCGGTATCTCGGCGATGAACCTGGACCGCTGCGCGACGCCGTCCAGCGGGACCGGATGGCGCAAGTGGACATGGACCGCCTCTGCAACGCCAGCGCGGTGCGACTGGCGGTCGAGTCCATGGAGGCCGGCCACGCCCTGGGGCCGGAGAGCTCCGTGCTCAAGCTCCAGGCGATGGAGCTCCGGCAGCGCTGGCGTGAGCTGAAGGTCGAGCTCGCGGGCTTCCAAGGGTTGGGATGGGAAGGTCCGGGGTTTTCCGCTGAGGAGCTTCGCATCACTCGCGACTGGCTTCGCTCACGAGCCCACTCCATCGAGGGCGGCACGAGCGAAATCCACCTCAACATCATCGCCAAGCGTGTCCTTGGCCTTCCGGACTGA
- a CDS encoding crotonase/enoyl-CoA hydratase family protein: MSESPHLVVQREGHVVTLIMNRPESCNALGAQMLVRLADAWALINEDPDIRVAILTGAGGNFCSGTDLKAMASGYGDDAWTARIQAEKDLHWKALLRGYRVVKPLIAAVEGAAVAGGTELLQATDIRIAGESAKLGLTEPRWGLFPLGGSTVRLRRQIPYTQAMELLLTGAMLSAREALRIGLIGRVVPDGQALLEARRVAERIAENGPLAVQAIKRSVQETEGMPEEEALRRELEIGWPILSTEDAKEGPRAFVEKRKPTFKGR; encoded by the coding sequence ATGTCAGAAAGCCCGCACCTCGTCGTGCAACGCGAAGGACACGTCGTCACTCTCATCATGAACCGGCCGGAGTCATGCAACGCATTGGGCGCGCAGATGTTGGTGCGCCTGGCGGATGCATGGGCACTCATCAACGAGGACCCCGACATCCGCGTGGCCATCCTCACGGGGGCGGGCGGAAACTTCTGTTCCGGCACGGACCTCAAGGCCATGGCGAGCGGCTATGGCGATGACGCATGGACCGCGCGAATCCAGGCCGAGAAGGACCTGCACTGGAAAGCGCTCCTGCGCGGCTACCGCGTGGTGAAGCCGCTCATCGCCGCGGTGGAGGGAGCCGCGGTCGCGGGAGGGACGGAGCTGCTCCAGGCGACGGACATCCGCATCGCGGGTGAGTCCGCGAAGCTGGGGCTCACCGAGCCGCGCTGGGGGTTGTTCCCGCTGGGCGGGTCCACGGTGCGCCTGCGCCGGCAGATTCCGTATACCCAGGCGATGGAGTTGCTCCTGACGGGCGCCATGCTCTCCGCGCGCGAGGCGCTTCGAATCGGCCTCATCGGCCGGGTCGTGCCGGATGGGCAGGCGCTCCTGGAGGCCCGTCGGGTCGCGGAGCGCATCGCGGAGAACGGGCCGCTCGCAGTGCAGGCCATCAAGCGCTCCGTGCAGGAGACGGAGGGGATGCCCGAGGAGGAGGCCCTTCGCAGGGAGCTGGAGATTGGTTGGCCCATCCTCTCCACGGAGGATGCGAAGGAAGGGCCTCGTGCCTTCGTGGAGAAGCGCAAGCCGACGTTCAAGGGGCGCTAG
- a CDS encoding Rieske 2Fe-2S domain-containing protein, producing MSRFPFPRYPDGWFQVAYSHELPPGAVKPLHYFGKDLVLFRPNAADGAGPPPAPHVLDAHCPHLGAHLGHGGKVVDGCIQCPFHAWRFNGEGGCASIPYAQKLPPGARLRSWPVREVNGLIMVWHHGAQRPPSWEVPLVAEFQHPEWTDYELRRWTVRTHNQEMTENAVDLAHLHYLHGTAELPVTTADAREHVLHVVSNIVMKTPFGRTEGTIEVHAHGFGFTLTRFKGIVETLLVNSVTTIDEDSVDVRFAFLVKKLPHKDVTQTVGKAFLAEIERQLEQDIPIWENKIYVHPPLLVSGDGPIGMFRRWAGQFYSEPRLVPVAPRLAESG from the coding sequence GTGAGCCGGTTCCCGTTTCCTCGCTATCCGGATGGCTGGTTTCAGGTCGCCTACTCCCATGAGCTGCCACCGGGCGCGGTGAAGCCGCTGCACTACTTCGGCAAGGACCTCGTCCTCTTTCGTCCGAACGCCGCCGACGGCGCTGGGCCTCCGCCCGCGCCACATGTCCTCGATGCGCACTGTCCCCATCTGGGCGCGCACCTGGGACATGGCGGCAAGGTGGTGGACGGTTGCATCCAGTGCCCCTTCCACGCCTGGCGGTTCAACGGTGAAGGCGGCTGCGCGTCCATCCCCTATGCGCAGAAGCTCCCTCCTGGTGCCCGGCTCCGCTCGTGGCCCGTGCGCGAGGTGAACGGGCTCATCATGGTGTGGCACCACGGAGCGCAGCGACCGCCGTCATGGGAAGTTCCCTTGGTGGCGGAGTTCCAACATCCCGAGTGGACGGACTATGAGCTGCGCCGCTGGACGGTCCGGACCCACAACCAGGAGATGACCGAGAACGCGGTGGACCTGGCGCATCTGCACTACTTGCACGGCACGGCCGAATTGCCAGTGACGACGGCGGACGCGCGGGAGCATGTGCTGCACGTCGTCTCGAACATCGTGATGAAGACGCCATTCGGCCGCACCGAGGGGACCATTGAGGTGCACGCCCACGGCTTCGGCTTCACGCTCACCCGCTTCAAGGGCATCGTCGAGACGCTCCTCGTGAACAGCGTCACCACCATCGACGAGGACTCGGTGGACGTCCGCTTCGCTTTCCTCGTGAAGAAGCTGCCCCACAAGGACGTCACGCAGACCGTGGGCAAGGCCTTCCTGGCGGAGATCGAGCGCCAACTCGAACAGGACATCCCTATCTGGGAGAACAAGATCTACGTCCATCCACCGCTGCTCGTGAGCGGCGATGGTCCCATCGGCATGTTCCGCAGGTGGGCGGGACAGTTCTACTCGGAGCCACGCCTCGTGCCCGTGGCGCCGCGCCTCGCCGAGTCGGGCTGA
- a CDS encoding SDR family NAD(P)-dependent oxidoreductase codes for MRRFEGRCILMTGAGSGIGRAAALRLGSEGGRVYCVDVNEAGVTETAAAIRDKGGEATAAWCDVSDPEAVGRAVEGALRRYGALHVLANVAGVGGFRRTAEVTLEEWSRVLAVNLTGTFLMCQRTLPALLETRGVIINTASVAGLKSHPYSAAYCASKGGVVMLTKALAVEYARKGVRINCLCPGGVETPLLARFQPPEGVHPAAFARTAPLERYGKPDEVAGTLAFLASDDAAYINGATVAVDGGMTA; via the coding sequence ATGAGGCGCTTCGAGGGTCGGTGCATCCTGATGACGGGTGCCGGTTCAGGCATCGGCCGCGCGGCCGCGCTGCGGCTGGGCTCCGAGGGTGGGCGTGTCTATTGCGTCGACGTGAACGAGGCGGGCGTCACGGAGACGGCCGCCGCCATTCGAGACAAGGGGGGAGAGGCCACCGCGGCCTGGTGTGATGTCTCCGACCCGGAGGCGGTGGGGCGAGCCGTGGAGGGGGCACTGCGGCGTTACGGCGCATTGCACGTGCTGGCCAATGTCGCGGGAGTCGGTGGGTTCCGGCGCACGGCGGAGGTGACGCTCGAGGAGTGGAGCCGTGTCCTCGCGGTCAATCTGACGGGCACCTTCCTCATGTGCCAGCGCACGCTTCCCGCCCTGCTCGAGACACGTGGAGTCATCATCAACACGGCCTCGGTGGCCGGGCTCAAGTCCCATCCGTACTCCGCGGCCTACTGTGCCTCGAAGGGAGGCGTGGTGATGCTCACCAAGGCGCTCGCGGTGGAGTACGCGCGCAAGGGTGTCCGCATCAACTGCCTCTGTCCAGGAGGGGTCGAGACACCGTTGCTCGCCCGTTTCCAGCCTCCCGAGGGAGTCCATCCGGCGGCCTTCGCGCGCACTGCTCCGCTGGAGCGCTACGGAAAGCCCGATGAGGTCGCGGGTACGCTGGCCTTCCTGGCGTCGGATGACGCCGCGTACATCAACGGTGCGACGGTGGCGGTTGATGGAGGAATGACCGCGTAG
- a CDS encoding FAD-dependent oxidoreductase → MSFENGGVPEVEADVVVVGAGAAGLMAALTASDAGARVVVVEKTDKLGGTAAVSGGVVWIPNNHHMPRVDISDSREEALAYVRRLADGRSEDGPLGAFIDTAPAMLRFLEARTSLRLQPLGVYPDYHPEFAGGRTGGRSLDPGLFDINRLNEWKNTLRRGPLHGSAALTVAEAAEWGAFTRPRELPVKLLTERARQGLVCYGAALAGGLLEALVQRGVELLPGVAGRELVADARRVVGLRAERAGRSVRLGARRGVILASGGFEWNKSLAARFLSGPLTHPLSPPANEGDGLMMAMALGADLGNMSEAWWCPALAIPGESYEGQPLSRADFSARCLPHSILVNRAGRRFANEAQNYNDLVKAFFTFDPVNYERPNLPAWLIVDQNFRDRYALGNLLPGAATPPWLAKADSLEELARRIEISPEGLVDTVRRFNPPALQGVDPCFHRGGSAYERFHGDRAHQPSPNLGPIERPPFHALQVFVGALGTKGGVRVDANARVLRVDGTPIDGLYAAGNVMASVMGAGYPGAGSTLGAAMTFGFIAARHAVGAQAHQGGAA, encoded by the coding sequence GTGTCCTTTGAGAACGGTGGGGTTCCGGAGGTGGAGGCTGACGTGGTGGTGGTGGGCGCGGGCGCTGCGGGCCTGATGGCCGCGCTCACCGCGAGCGACGCCGGAGCCCGGGTCGTCGTGGTGGAGAAGACCGACAAGCTCGGTGGCACGGCAGCCGTCTCCGGCGGTGTCGTGTGGATTCCCAACAACCACCACATGCCCCGCGTGGACATCTCCGATTCTCGGGAGGAAGCACTCGCGTATGTGCGGCGGCTCGCGGATGGACGGAGTGAAGACGGGCCGCTTGGCGCGTTCATCGACACGGCTCCCGCGATGCTCCGCTTCCTCGAAGCTCGCACCTCGCTGCGCCTCCAACCCCTGGGCGTCTATCCGGACTATCACCCGGAGTTCGCGGGTGGCAGGACAGGAGGACGGTCGCTCGACCCGGGCCTCTTCGACATCAACCGGTTGAACGAATGGAAGAACACGTTGCGCCGCGGCCCGCTTCACGGAAGCGCGGCGCTGACGGTGGCCGAGGCGGCCGAGTGGGGTGCATTCACCCGGCCACGTGAGTTGCCCGTGAAGCTGCTGACGGAGCGCGCGCGGCAAGGCCTCGTGTGTTACGGCGCGGCGCTCGCCGGAGGACTTCTCGAGGCGCTGGTCCAACGTGGGGTCGAGCTCCTTCCGGGGGTGGCCGGGCGAGAGCTCGTGGCCGATGCGCGGCGCGTGGTGGGCCTTCGCGCGGAGAGGGCAGGGCGGTCTGTTCGGCTCGGCGCACGGCGCGGTGTCATCCTGGCCAGCGGTGGTTTCGAGTGGAACAAGTCCCTGGCCGCGCGTTTCCTCTCCGGTCCGCTCACCCATCCGCTCAGTCCCCCCGCGAATGAAGGCGACGGCCTGATGATGGCCATGGCCCTGGGCGCGGACCTGGGCAACATGAGCGAGGCGTGGTGGTGCCCCGCGCTGGCCATCCCTGGTGAGTCCTACGAGGGACAGCCCCTGAGCCGCGCGGACTTCTCCGCCCGCTGTCTTCCACACTCCATCCTGGTGAATCGCGCGGGGCGCCGCTTCGCGAACGAAGCGCAGAACTACAACGACCTGGTGAAGGCATTCTTCACCTTCGACCCCGTGAACTACGAGCGGCCCAACCTGCCCGCCTGGCTCATCGTCGACCAGAACTTCCGCGACCGATACGCCCTCGGCAATCTCCTCCCCGGCGCCGCGACTCCGCCGTGGCTCGCCAAAGCGGATTCATTGGAGGAACTCGCGCGGCGAATCGAAATCTCGCCAGAGGGGCTCGTCGACACGGTGAGGCGGTTCAACCCGCCCGCCCTCCAAGGTGTGGACCCCTGTTTCCACCGCGGCGGCAGCGCCTATGAGCGCTTCCATGGAGACCGGGCGCACCAACCCAGTCCGAACCTGGGGCCCATCGAGCGGCCCCCTTTCCACGCGCTCCAGGTCTTCGTTGGCGCGCTTGGGACGAAGGGCGGTGTGCGAGTGGACGCGAATGCGCGGGTGCTCCGCGTCGACGGGACGCCCATCGATGGGCTCTACGCCGCCGGCAACGTGATGGCTTCGGTGATGGGCGCGGGCTACCCGGGTGCAGGCAGCACGCTCGGTGCCGCGATGACGTTTGGCTTCATCGCCGCGAGGCATGCCGTGGGCGCGCAGGCCCATCAGGGAGGTGCAGCGTGA
- a CDS encoding cytochrome P450, translated as MRRDAPVYFHGEPDGGPGFWAITRHEDIIAISRDPAGFSSFRGGTSIEDYSPEDLSLIRFMMLNMDPPQHVKYRRLVSAGFTPVAINYLEPRIRAVTQEIIDKVVHEREFDFVTRVAAELPLQVIAELVGIPHEERHLLFGWSNRLIDYDDSGRARSFDDAKMAAMEMWQYANELAARNKGREGKDLVSVLMQAEVDGERLSEAEFDAFFLLLIVAGNETTRNLISGGMLALMEHPEELERLRANPALLPTAVEEMLRWVSPVVCFRRTVTRDTVLRGQQLREGDKVVLFYPSANRDEAVFENPNRFDISRFPNEHIAFGIGQHYCLGASLARLEIRVMFEQLLKRLDGLELAGLVERRRSKLVNAIRAMPVRRPPSSRPRDGARESQGGTACEQSMRG; from the coding sequence TTGCGCCGTGACGCCCCTGTCTACTTCCACGGAGAGCCCGACGGCGGTCCTGGGTTCTGGGCCATCACGCGCCATGAGGACATCATCGCCATCTCGAGGGACCCGGCGGGCTTCTCGTCATTCCGAGGGGGAACCTCCATCGAAGACTACTCACCGGAAGACCTCTCCCTCATCCGGTTCATGATGTTGAACATGGACCCGCCCCAGCACGTGAAATACCGCCGGCTGGTCAGCGCGGGTTTCACCCCCGTGGCCATCAATTACCTGGAACCCCGTATTCGGGCAGTCACCCAGGAAATCATCGACAAGGTGGTCCATGAGCGGGAGTTCGACTTCGTGACACGTGTCGCCGCGGAGCTGCCGCTCCAGGTGATTGCCGAGCTCGTGGGAATCCCTCACGAGGAGCGGCACCTGCTCTTCGGCTGGTCCAACCGGCTCATCGACTATGACGACTCGGGGAGGGCCAGGTCGTTCGACGACGCCAAGATGGCCGCCATGGAGATGTGGCAATACGCCAATGAGCTCGCGGCGAGGAACAAGGGACGTGAGGGCAAGGACCTGGTGTCTGTCCTGATGCAGGCGGAAGTGGACGGCGAGCGGCTCAGCGAGGCGGAGTTCGACGCCTTCTTCCTCTTGCTCATCGTCGCCGGGAACGAGACGACCCGGAACCTCATCTCCGGCGGGATGCTGGCGCTGATGGAGCACCCGGAAGAGCTGGAGCGGCTGCGCGCCAATCCGGCGCTGCTCCCCACCGCCGTGGAGGAGATGCTCCGCTGGGTGTCTCCCGTGGTGTGCTTCCGCCGCACCGTCACTCGAGACACCGTGCTGCGCGGGCAGCAGCTGCGAGAAGGCGACAAGGTGGTGCTGTTCTACCCTTCCGCCAATCGGGACGAGGCGGTGTTCGAGAATCCGAACCGCTTCGACATCTCCCGATTCCCGAACGAGCACATCGCCTTTGGCATCGGCCAGCACTACTGCCTGGGCGCGAGTCTGGCGCGGTTGGAGATTCGCGTGATGTTCGAGCAGTTGCTCAAGCGACTCGACGGGCTGGAGCTCGCGGGTCTCGTGGAGCGCCGACGCTCCAAGCTGGTCAATGCCATCCGCGCCATGCCGGTGCGCCGTCCGCCCAGCAGCCGGCCTCGGGATGGCGCTCGCGAGAGTCAGGGAGGGACCGCGTGCGAGCAATCGATGCGTGGGTGA
- a CDS encoding cupin-like domain-containing protein, whose protein sequence is MAVEAIRTGLPVIIAGGLGAWPALSHWSFERLLRDHGDWVVPVSVFRHGALSPEKEMCRISELIPRILPFPSWPLCYLQQVPLAEWPRALAECIGPPPGLAPGTPMDAYLWCGPHGASSPLHYDTRDNLHVLLRGHKRFLLFAPDQSPLMYPHAEDGAQHLSRIDVERVDRRAFPRFGRARGLRCVLGPGEVLYLPTRWWHQVHLWAPSISVNFWWTKEQGATPQGEQRS, encoded by the coding sequence ATGGCGGTGGAGGCCATCCGAACAGGGCTGCCGGTCATCATCGCTGGAGGTCTCGGAGCCTGGCCCGCGCTTTCGCACTGGAGCTTCGAGCGGCTGCTAAGAGACCATGGCGACTGGGTTGTTCCTGTCTCGGTATTCCGGCACGGCGCACTCTCGCCAGAGAAGGAGATGTGCCGCATCTCCGAATTGATTCCACGAATCCTCCCGTTCCCCTCCTGGCCTCTTTGTTATCTCCAGCAGGTTCCATTGGCGGAATGGCCACGTGCTCTTGCAGAGTGTATCGGTCCTCCACCAGGGCTCGCGCCTGGGACGCCGATGGATGCCTATCTCTGGTGTGGTCCACACGGGGCTTCATCCCCGCTTCACTACGACACGCGTGACAATCTGCACGTGCTGCTGCGGGGGCATAAGCGATTCTTGCTCTTTGCGCCCGACCAGTCTCCGCTCATGTACCCTCACGCAGAGGACGGAGCGCAGCACCTCTCTCGTATTGACGTGGAGCGGGTGGACCGCCGTGCCTTCCCTCGGTTCGGGCGTGCCCGAGGGCTGCGATGTGTCCTCGGGCCTGGGGAGGTGCTCTACCTCCCGACGCGATGGTGGCACCAGGTCCATCTGTGGGCGCCATCCATCTCGGTCAACTTCTGGTGGACGAAGGAGCAAGGCGCCACACCCCAGGGCGAGCAACGCTCTTGA
- a CDS encoding amidohydrolase family protein: MRAIDAWVSVNMGSTQRPDFLVRVAEDYFKRAEHIFRDISQAELLALMERSGVQKAILTVDAEAPQREVLAFAEAHPERFAISAYVDPRRGMAALREVEQLARNSPLVLVRAVPFMIGLPADDRAYYPLYTRCIDLGLPISVNTGIPGPPMPGRCQDPMNLDEVCFFFPELKLIMAHGADPWWAVAIRLMIKYPNLYLMTSAFAPAYLPAELIHFMNTRGRDKVLYASNHPVLPLERCLREAQELDLREGVLDRYLYANAHRLFFEGRA, from the coding sequence GTGCGAGCAATCGATGCGTGGGTGAGCGTGAACATGGGGTCGACCCAGCGCCCGGACTTTCTCGTCCGCGTCGCCGAGGACTACTTCAAGCGCGCCGAGCACATCTTCCGCGACATCTCCCAGGCGGAGCTGCTCGCTCTGATGGAACGCTCCGGCGTCCAGAAGGCCATCCTCACCGTCGACGCCGAGGCGCCGCAGCGAGAGGTGCTCGCGTTCGCGGAGGCGCATCCTGAACGCTTCGCGATCTCCGCCTACGTCGACCCTCGACGGGGAATGGCCGCGCTGAGGGAGGTGGAACAGCTCGCGCGAAACAGCCCGCTCGTGCTCGTGCGCGCAGTGCCCTTCATGATCGGCCTGCCTGCCGACGACCGGGCCTACTATCCGCTCTACACGCGCTGCATCGACCTGGGGCTGCCCATCTCCGTCAACACGGGCATCCCGGGGCCACCGATGCCGGGGAGATGCCAGGACCCCATGAACCTGGACGAGGTGTGCTTCTTCTTCCCCGAGCTCAAGCTCATCATGGCCCACGGGGCGGACCCGTGGTGGGCGGTGGCCATCCGCCTGATGATCAAATACCCCAACCTCTACTTGATGACCTCCGCCTTCGCGCCCGCGTACCTGCCCGCGGAGCTCATCCACTTCATGAACACTCGGGGCCGGGACAAGGTCCTCTACGCGAGCAATCACCCGGTGCTCCCCCTGGAGCGGTGTCTGCGCGAGGCGCAGGAGTTGGACCTTCGAGAGGGTGTGCTGGACCGATACCTGTACGCGAACGCGCACCGCCTCTTCTTCGAGGGCAGGGCATGA